One window from the genome of Schistocerca piceifrons isolate TAMUIC-IGC-003096 chromosome 1, iqSchPice1.1, whole genome shotgun sequence encodes:
- the LOC124792873 gene encoding Kazal peptide Pr13a-like, whose protein sequence is MASSTFSLLVAAVLVVAVAEVCLAQLCSHCECLPEPSSRQLCARQERTGKFRGFRSRCELDCSNRCRKDKYVFVANGRCGKYLATSTPPTDGGGSKRPARGPVEGSVFGPLMQLLMQAAPSS, encoded by the exons ATGGCCAGCTCAACCTTCTCCCTACTCGTCGCAG CTGTgctggtggtggcggtggcggaggTGTGCCTCGCGCAGCTGTGCTCGCACTGCGAATGCCTGCCGGAGCCATCCAGCCGGCAGCTGTGCGCCCGCCAGGAGAGGACCGGCAAGTTCCGCGGCTTCCGGTCGCGCTGCGAACTCGACTGCTCCAACCGTTGCCGCAAGGACA AATACGTGTTTGTGGCAAATGGACGCTGCGGCAAGTACCTGGCTACGAGCACACCACCGACCGACGGTGGCGGCTCCAAGCGGCCGGCCCGTGGACCAGTGGAGGGGAGTGTGTTCGGCCCGCTGATGCAGCTGCTGATGCAGGCGGCGCCCAGCTCGTAA